The nucleotide sequence TTCTGCAAATTACGAATCTGCTGATGCAGTTTGGAGGATTCTTGCTGGTAGAACTGAGATGTATTTCCATGTAtgagaaaatatgattaaatttgtATGACTGAACTTTATTTAACAAATGCATCCACAAATTTATCATCCTAAAAAGACGTTCTTCCTTGAATATAATGGCTTAGAAGTCAGAAAACATATGCTAGCAGACTagagaaaactcaccaaactaaaatgaaaatggcAGGCAATGACTATATTTGAAGctcatgaaaaaagaaatgcattTGATGGAGCCACACAAAATTATAAGATGCTGCTCTATATGATGGGCAAGTGAAAGTTTTAGGTTAAAACTAGAAATTTGatcattttcatgaatttgaaGTGGGTTATGGTAACCTAACCAGAAAATCCATCAGTTCAAAGGTTTATCATATTCTGCTTGGATCCCACTCAGCCCAATTTCAACCAACTTTCATGACCTTCCATCAAGATTTACCACATTGAATTATCAGTTTTATCACATGCATTCCTTGGTAATCTCCCATTTATGCCCATAATTTACATtctctttcaaaattcaagTGCAACCATTAATTCACATCAAATGGAAGAAGCTTTTATCAATCTTTCCATGCAAATAACAACTCCCATCAGCATAAGGATAAATGAAACACACACCTGAGCATTGGCTTCAGAAACGGACCCGGTGTTGGAGGAATCTGCGCTTGCCTTCTTATACCTCTCAATTGTTGATTTAACACTGCTGTCATAGAGTATTAGTTAAGTGGAATATCTAGTATAAACTTTAAGACGTCACCATATGATATAGCCATCATTTTTGTAATTCTAAGAGAAGAAATTTTTCAGAAGGCAAAAGAGAAATGTAGGAACAAACAATAACAGCAAACATTAGAGCATCCACAAATCATTGAATGACTATGGGCCAGATCGACCTCATAGATTGATTTATGTCAAACATAGGCAGCTATGGTGTTTAACCCTAGGATGTTTCTAAAAGAACATGTCCTGCAATGGCAAATATCAATGCTTCTATcttcaaagaaattaagaagAGAAATATTGCTATGAAgaaacaatcataaaaaaataagaactcTTTATTTGTCTGTTCTTATCTTATACACTTTTGCCATCTCAACTGcaacattatttttcattaacaaGCTACAAAAAATCATTAACTTTTCTgttgatttaaatttaaatttaaatttctgcCACGTGTACCGTACTGCAAAAGAGACATAATTATGGACTTAAAAAACTACAGAAGGAGAGGCTTTGTTAACGGTCAAATCAACCAACTCCCTCAGTTAACTGAATCCAATACGTAAAGCTaattaacaaaatgaaaaaatgtggAGTGTGTTTGAAAGAGGCAGAGGCTCAACTCACTATTGAATGTGACTTGATGtaacttaatattttctatattaaaatatgaaatcactGAAAAAAGGACTTCTCTTTCCTCGAGTGCTGATACCTTAAATTCGTCGAGCCACTGATTGGCTGTCTCTGCCACGTTGGAACTGGTTTCCACACTATGATTGGCTGGACCATTTCAACGCTCAGATCTCAGACACGTGTCCGAAACCCAGTTACCCAGTGGGTAATCGCCTCAACCTTGTCCTTTTACCCACCTCGGTGAATTCAAAAAAATGGCTTTTTagatcaaaggaaataaaaactgAGTCTTTTCTGTCATGTGTAAGACTAAGGACAGCAGATCAGAGCCGTCCAATTCAGGAGCAGCCAATGTTGTACGTTTCCCATGCATGAAAGAAGCAAAATGCTCAGAGCTCTCTCATTGGCTCTCTCAGAGAGCTCGTACgttgtttctctctctaaggTCTTGCATAAATATATCTATGCAAGATCTTCAACAAACGCAAATTTCATTCACTGGTGCTTACAGTGGGGAGATGATGACGAGTCTCAGAAGAGGCAATTTCATTGGTGCAACTCTCTCTTTCACTCTGTCTCAGCTCTCTTTGGTGTTTGGGCTACCGAGGCTTTGTGAAAGGTTCAACCCAGAGAGCCAAAGAGATGTATATATAAGCACAAGAAATGCAAACCCATGAGACTGTTTTCACCTTTGGAGATAAAATTAGGGTTCGGATTGATGAAAAAAAGAGAACCCCAATATTGGAATCATGAGACCACTCTTTTGTCAGAAGTCTTAAGAACTGAAAAATCGTGCGTGACGTGACCCAAGATTCTGTAACTAAGAAACTACGCCACCAGGTCCACCATCACGCATCACCCACCACCTAATCTGCTGTTGATTCCTAACCAGAACCCCCAGCCGGCACATGTTCTGTGGAGCGGgaaaaaatccaaatgaaaACCCTAGGCGGGTTTGATTGGCTGTGGAAGcgtctttttactttttacttgttttaaggAATACCAGTTTAAGAGTTGGGAACTAGTTGAGAAACCTCATGTGGTTGCTATTAAAACCTAATTTGGGTTTGTTTGACTGGTGAATGGTGGTAGTCTTTCACGTGTTTAAAAATCGTGAGATGAGAAAAATCATTGAAGATATCGTGCAGATTAGGAAAAACCCTAATCTGGGTGTGATGGGTTGTGACCCATTACGACGGTGGTTGGTTGGAAACTTGGAAAAGGGTGATCTAACATGTTTGAAGAGAAACCCATTTGAGTTGTTTTCGAAACCCTAAtgtggtttttgaaaaaatggtaCGTGACAACTTTCTCATAGtacttctattttctttatgtGTGTAATTTTCAACTGACGTGATATTAAGGAAGTGTCAAGGAGATGGAGAGAAATGGGCTAATGAGAGAGTGACAGCTTTGTTCTACGCTTTCTTAACCTCATACACATGACATGtaccagagagagagagagagagagacaggaATAATGGAAGAAAAAGATAAAGGAAACAGCAAATTTTAACAACAATGGAGGAGATAAGAGGCTGATCTCACAGACCTGCATACCTTCCCAAAATCTCTACTTGTTCATATATACTACAACAGTAAGCCTTCCATTTCTATCTATTACCACGGATCTATGTATCCAACAAACTATGAACTAAAAAAGGatcacaaaaaagaagaaaacccATAAAGCTCACagagggaaaaaaacaaaatggaaagaaaaaaaaatgaatctttgTTAGAGAGAAACTCAAATCTCTAACTGCAGGAAGAATGATTATGTTCTTGTGCTTGAATCCACCTAAAGATCTATTGCAGGAGCTCAAATCTTGGCAACCAGGAACCATAATTCTAACTTAATAAATTGTAGGCcttcaaaaagggaaaaacaaaacctTAGAAGAAGctgagaaaagaaaacaaaggatCAACAAggagaaattaattaattaaacagtAATACAATACCTGTTGTTGGCATATTCGTAGAGGCGACCGCGGCTGGAGAAGACGATGAGGGCTACCTCTGCATCACATAGGACAGATAATTCATAGGCCTTCTTGAGTAAGCCGTTGCGGCGCTTGCAGAAAGTAACCTGCCGGTTAGTGGTGTTTTCGATCCGCTTGATCTCGATCTTCCCCCTTCCCATTTTTCTCTGGGGGGAGACCTCCCTCGATTGGTTTTGGAAATCCGTGGTTGCTGGCTGAATCAAACAGCAAAAAATGGGTccataaaatgataaattttaacatttacTCTCCCAGTTGTCGCTGAGAAGTCGtgggaaaagaaaggaaaacccTGGAATCTTACAACTTGTAGGATTCCAATTTTTCCTTCCTTCTCCTACTGCTTCTCATCGATCAGAAGGAGCTTATTAACGTGGAACTCTAAGATTTGAAGTGAAAAAACTGACAGCCCCAAAAGAGGTGAAGCATTGAAAAGTGATGATCAGATGATGTTTCAGTTTTTTGCAGACCGACCTGGTGAGGAAACAAGGGGGAGAAGATAATTAAGGACAGAAACAAAGGTTTCTGCCTAtgctttctctcttcttctttgcTAAAATCTACTCAGTAGAGATGCAGAATATGGAAGGTAGTAGCTCTAAGAGAAGGGtatttataaagtaaaaaaCCACCCTTGCTCCATTAGCAAAACACTTTACACTAATctccccacccccaccccctctctctctctctccctctctttatACTAGTATTATATTCTCTCTCTAATTAGCTCTGTATTTATGTGTATAGTTTTGTGGGTGGTTTATATTGAAGAAGTAAAAGAGAAGACTAAAGAAGGGAATCACTCAGACTCCATTAACCattcatttcttctttcatGTGAGTGATGAGCGCACTGAAGAGAGAGATGAGAAAAGGACTTCTGAAAGCGATTTTTAATGGGGTGAATGAGACGTTGGGATGGGTTGTCCTCAAGGTTAAATCTTGTTGCAAAGAACAAAAAGAGGGGACCTCCCAATTTTCTCTCAGTAGGTATTATTTCTATTAACTTCTTTTCGCATATTCCTATTGGGAAGAAGATGAATTTTTCAACACCCATCACCACCATAGAACCATATGTACACTGTGACTGTCTTCTGTCAGAGTCATCAGTCCAGTGAATTCattcaaaagaaattaatattgcTTCTTGTTTTTAAGATATGGCTGTGATAAAAGGATTTCAAAGCACAATATTAAGTATTAACTCTCCCCCATCACTACAAGGACACCCCCCAACCATCCCCATATGTCTCTCTACATGTTGAGATTTATTCTCTTATTTATGTCCAAAATTATGAGTGATAAAAGTGAAGGCGACTGCCACATGACATCCCAGCCCTCCACTGGATCCCCAATCTCGAAACTTATTTATATGGGAATAAGGCAAGTATCAATTGCCTTGTTAAACAGCAATTTGGTTTCCTCTTTTGATGTGAGGCCCATTGGTAGGGAATGGTGGATCCTCCTCCAGGACTAGATGCCAATCCCACTTTTGCCTTTTATTTGGTATGCTATGGCACTCATGCTCTGCTCATGTGAGAATTACTCACTTTACCAATTGGCACTACTTACCCTTATCCACCTTTGCCCTCCTTTCTCATCCCTTTGGTCTGATTCAACCGGCGATAAGATTTCTTTCTCATGGTTGGTTGTGCCATTCCGCTCACTTCTGTTAGGACATGTCACTGTTCCATACCCACCTTGGTATTACATGTCAAACCTTACCTTGACTAGTCATTCCTTAGCAATGAATTGTGTGGTGATTCTAGCTATGAACTTCCGACTACATGATCATTGTTCCCTTCACGGCACAAATGGCCCATTTGCTCACCGATCCAAAGTGTTGGATGacgtttttcttcattaatGAGTACTTGTGAGAAAGCTGAAAGGATGGTTCATCCACCGTCACACATCTTCTCCACACCGAACTTCTTATATGCagattttatcttcttttttttgtttagctCTTAACAAGATTTCAAAGTAAGGGTAAAGTAACAAGAACCCTGACTTCACAATCAGTATGTCAGCAAAACTTACCTATTTGAATTCTTTAGCATTGGCCATGCAAATTGTACTCTCCCATTTTAGTGAGTCAAAGTTTGCAGTTATAATTCAGCATATGACTCCAGCATTTGATCAGAAGGGAAAAGATTTACACAAAGGATGATTAAAATTTATCTTGCCCAGCTgatttttgtgcattttctttttcaccaAATGGGGTCAGTCCAGAGATGGGATCCAACCCAATCTCATCTACTTATATGTCATCTGGGCATAGCTGAAGTTCTCAATTGTGCTAATTTCGTGGCCTATTTTTCCTACTCTTTCTGTTAATCCAAATCATCATTCTCGTCTTGGCTATTCTTGTCACACCAGACATGGAATACATAGGCCCcaaaatatattcctttgtaCTTTAATGACTccataaatatcaaattttttctataaaattctCAGTCCATTGATCTTTTGGTTCAGTTGAGGACaggtattttcatatttattttcttacttcCTCTCCATTATAATTCAACaacattttcatgattttcaatTCACCTCCTACTCATGGCTTTAGGTCTGACTGAGCTTACTTCTAAACTACAAAGGTCAtggtaattaaaattgttctcaGAGGTCAAAATCTTTAAGGCCACAACAAGAAAATCTGCACCATATCTTCTGCGAGGACCACATCGGTAACAATGAGAGCGACGTCCATCTTACTTCGGCGCATTCAAAACATTAAAACCCATTACAGTCACTATGATATCTTTACTATttcctaagattcaaaatgTGAATTATCAATTATTCATGCCAAAGATGAAAGAATATCAAAGAATGATTATGAAAAACAGCCACCTTAAAACATTTCCTTATATAAAACATTTAGAGATGAACATCTCTCTCTGTTTACCAGATAATATATATCATCAATTTGGTTAAGCTCAGTACCCAAATTGAGTTGATATGATCATAAGAATAGCAAAATGATGCAACCTTATTGTTAGGTATGAATTGGTAGTGTTTCATTAGAATCGCCGAAAGCCAATCACATATCCAAAAGAAGAGGTTTTCCAATTTTTAGCATAAAGTAGAACAGCTTGTTTTTTCCCCTTCATTTTTACATGATTGTCACTTCTTCAAGTAAAAAAGAAGGATCAAAATGAGAGTTTTCTTTTAGAGAATGTTACTTTATTCGCACACGTAATGGAAGAGAAACATGGCGAAAGTACATGCAGAAGTTTTATGAAAACTTCATATTCTTTATAAAGGGGACCACAAAACAACATGATATTTGTATTGGACCTTCAAATGATGGTGAGAGATGCAGGCCTTGAATGCAAGACCTAATCCCATAAATGCAATGCAACCCATCAAAATCTCAccatccattttaattttcgCCTACTTTTCTACCACTCGGTTCATCTGATTACTTGGTATATTTTAGCCAGAAAGATTGCTAAAATTGTCTTCACAGGAACTTGGAAAccatagtgttttttttttttcaaatagtttgCAGCTTTATTAAAAGATGCTTCTTTGTTAATCAACTTCACAAATTAACATCGACACTCTAAGCAATTAGAGGTGCATAACTctaaattaaagaaacaaaagtaCCGAAGCTCACCAGTTTCAAGTCTATCTTCGGTTTGGTTCTAAACAACAAGGGTTAATGAAAGAACCATGTCCTACTACAAAGGAAAGCATTAAACAATAGAATCaatttgttttgatttctaAGAATTGCAGTAAGGAGCTTTCCCCTAGGCCCCAAAAGCACTGTTTTGATTGGTTCCTATCCTTGAGCTCAAGCTGTCTTTGGAATTCACTTTGTTGTCTCTTGATCTATAGTATCACAGGATCATGACTTCAAATCTGATCACTTCAGCTACATATTCAAGAGACATCTGTTACATCTTTTGTTATTACTgtaattgattttctttcaaataaatcTTTGACTACGATCACTAGAGTTAGACtatataattaacaaaaatgcaCAAACATAGTCTGCAGATTTAGGGTAAACCATCTTGGTTTCCAAATGCCTCAAAgcattattatttagaaaacgatttttttttttattttttggttttatggGATTGTGATTACTATTATGGCAAACAGATATCTCAGGTTAATTATAGGGAGGTGAGGGATATCAAGAAAAATCTGCAATGGATGATTCTCAACTTCCTGTGGACATAAGCACACTGTCAAACCAAGTAAATGCTCTGTTCTTTGAATCAATTGTTCTTTCCCTCACTTTTTTGTTGTTCCATTGTTTTATAGCTAGAGTTCATAGTTGTGCTGTAAAACCTAATCCCTTTTGAGTTCTAGCAAGGAAATAGTGATACCAATCCAATAGTCCTGGAAGCAAGAGGCTTATTTCTAGCCACCAGTTTGTGGGACTCCTACCTATACCATTAGTATAGAAGGCAACTCGTATACGACAAGCATGAATTAGTCATCATCTCATTAACCCAACTTGCCTGTTGCTTGCTGAAAGTTGTGATTCATTCCACTTGTATTCCATGTATGCCTAACCAAtgtccttctttttctttgtagaagactacctctaccaccTCCCACTTAGTTTGCAAGTAGTACTTATGGAAGCCTGCTTTCACTTAGCATACTACTTTCTAATTTTGTTGCTACCAACTTGAAACCCTTGCAGAATTCCACAAAGAATTACTTTGGACCTGTCAACTATCTCGCTTTTAGGccatttttttccacaaatCCTTTTGATTTTATTCTTAACCTTTCTTTTCAACAAAGTGAACCTATTAAAGGCAAAGTGGTAGATGCGTTCACAATCATTGTAATGGTGTACAATTAATCCgctcctttcttttctttgaaatttgcAAATCATATTGTTCTTAACAAACTTACCCTTGCCTTCAAGTTAAACCCATTAGGTTGAACACGGTAGATCCCATATTtctcacaaaaaagaaaaaaaaaaaaatgaagccaGTCCTTAATTCTTCCTTTAAGCAAGCACCCACAACAAAAATTGCAATGTAGTTTCTTGATTGCCAATAAGTCAATCTCGGTTGGTGGACTGAGGGTACTTCAAGTAGAACAAACCTAGCTTGGTATCCATTTTCCATTTCTGCAGAGAAAGTTTCTCCTTATATACCGGTTTATTTCTCTAGTTAATTGACTTTTTCCTTCATGATGTAACCTTCACGTTATATTTTCACTCTAAAGTTTTCCAATTATTATGGAAGTCGTGACTcaaatttttcctatttttccttgaaataactcatgcaATTAATGCATCAACCCAAACCAAGAGTGTAGTTGGAGAGTGGTTACTTAAGCTTAGTACAACAGCTTTGATCCTGTTGAAAGTCATAAATTGACCTCAAATTTGTTGCTTAGGTCTTCATTCAACATCACATAGCCTTAATTATCGATATAGCTTCTGTTATAAGCCAACTCCACTTAGGATGACACTTAGTTGCACCAAAATTGAAGAATAAATGTGAAGAATGCACCCAAACTGGCATCGTTACTAGCTTCCTTGCCATAGAAGTTAAATGCACTTCTATTAGAATATATCTGTAGAAGCAAAGCTGCAATTGATCATTCTACTTATGTCAATCTAAATCTTTCGGCACCAGCTACTTATGGACAAAACATTGTTGTCTGATAAGACTGGACTTGGAGGTATGGTTATTTATCATACTGTCTCtcgtctaattttttttatgtttttggcCAAATCCCAGTCCCCACATCTCATTactgtttgtatttttttcggAGATATCCAAGGGAGTTGGCAAAATGTAAAGAAGATTCTTGTGAAGCCTGCCAGAGGTTGGAACCGGCTCATAAATATTTGACCATGACTTGGACAAGGCATATACCCCCTTGCATTAACCTAGTTCATTTGATTCTACCACAAGCTTAGAGACTTTCATGACCCAAACAAACATTTAGCCTAAGATCAAAACTACCGAGAAGTAGCCTAATTATGATTAATCTCCAtcaagatgaaataaaaattcttgaatTCATGCTTAGACTTTGTCTTGGCGCCAGGACTGTCCTTCCAAATTAAGCCTGAAATGTTTCAAATATTTCTCTAGAGATATAGAAATACCCCGAAATGTCCTTCCaactcctttttcttttcaatgacATTGgcaatttcttaaatattatgGATGGGAGTAACTCCCAACTGTTAAGGACTAATTCTCTCCGATTATGAGGAAATTCATGGTCAGATctacatattttataacacaTGAAGGAAAGTTCCTCGTTGAATTTCATGTATAAGGTGAATGAACATTGCCATATCCCATACTGCCCATACCTTTATACATAGAAACTAACAAACCAGCAGGTTACCTTGTGACTCTGGAAATCTCTGAATTGGGAAAATATTGTGAATCCTTATCAGATAAGGAACTGAAATGTTGAGTCACTTGGTTGGCCATGTAAAACCATTTTTCCTTGTCACTTGTAGCCCACTTTGCTCCTCTCCTTGCAATTAGGTTTCATTTATGTCCTCCCCCTTTTGTttatgctctctctctctctctctctccccctccctttctctctctcttggaGTGCAGATCAAtccttcaaaattcaattaattaccATTGGAAATAGATATCCATGAAATTTAATATGATCCAAATGTCTCTATTATATATATCCCCCTTTATCATATCTCCTTTTCCACATCATCTGCATGCCTAATGATCTAAAGGGCAAATTATAGCACCTTTTGGAGGTCTTAAAGTTATGGTTACAATTCAGGGAACAATCACTGTCAAATTTGTTTACATTCCAGATAAGAATTCAACATGCTTATGGAAATTTGTTTCAGCGAGAAAATTTGTGAGGCACATGATTCTGATCTTATGTTTTTATATAGATTGTCAATAGCATTTTTAATTATCCAAATCCCGGTCTATGGATTATACACGATATTTAATAATCGCTATAGCAAAGAAACCAATGGCCATCTAGAGATTAACACCATACTTGCGTTGGATAAGATGAACACTTGACCCACGATATTTACAAAGCTAATTCATAGGTATACGTATAGTGGAGACCTTAACAGATGTATCCAATTATCATATAATACAAAGCTAATTCCTTTTGGCTTGACTAGGCCATAAAATTCCAATTTGTGAGGTGTAGATGAAGAAAATAGTGTTTGACTGAACCATTGACAGGAAATATTGCTCATCTtatgatattatttcataaaagcGGAAAGCATTTTTCCCAAAACAAGTACTGCAGAGAAAGCTTCCAAACAGACGATTCATCATAATCATTTTGCAATTCTTTTCGCTTTGACAATCTCTCTAGTGGAGCCCATGATTAGGTAAGATGCAAAGGGATGGGGCATGGATTGGCATGGACTGGCATGGATCAATTAAATGAAGATAAATCAATTTCTCTCTCTCCAATGGAGATGATAAACTGATAGACTTCACCTGCCTTTGCTTTCTTGCAGTTACCAACTGTATTTCACTCTTTTGACAGTTGCAAatctatgtattttttttttctttccgtTTAGTTGGATTCATCAGGAGTACTTCAGGGTCCAAACCCACCTTGAGACCTTTCTAAAGGGACATTAGAACACTGTTGCATCGGGCGTCAATAGGATTATGGTGTGGCCCCAAAGTGAAATTCATGGATGGGTTTCTTAGACAAATTTTGCTTGCATGACCTAAAGATGTAAAGCCATAAAGCATGTGAATCTCAGGGGGGATTTGGGTAGGTGGTGTTTTGTGGTAGTTCATATGGTGTTTTGGTCTTCTAACTAAGCCTACAAAACAAAATCAGTATTCTGCATCCCATAGTTTCATCTTATCCATCTACCTAAATTCAAGTGGTAATGTAAAGCGGCTCTGCACGTCATTGATCATTGGACTAGTGCAAATGCAAAACCTACacaaaaacagaaacaaaaacaaaatgataatCCACTTGGACTTTTTTACCAGCAAATGCCTCTTCTTCTGGAATTCTAATTAATTCAACAGTTTCCAAATGAATTTTAGCCTGACCCACATTCAAATGTCACGAGCTAAGGATCGAATTACTGGGAATTAAAGACAAATTTTTGAAGATAAGCTAACAGCAAAGGAATCAAATGCATTTCACGCGGTCCCCAGTCAAGTCATAGATGGAGTTGTCAGTTGTCACCATCTTGAATAAGTAAGAAAAAGACCTTGGACATACATTCTGCAACTATATGAAAGTTCATACTCTTTCATGCGCACCTTCTCCCTtgcttcaaaaatattaaaattaaagttttaattcATTGCAATAATAGCGTGGCCCATAATGTTTCCCTACTCTATCTCCAGAGAATACTAATGACAATGAAAGTGAAGGTCACCAAACCCATAAGTACCATGTGTTGTTCCTTTCAATGAAAAAGACAGAAGCCAAAGCCGGTCCTCATACCTATCATCATTTTCACACCATTGCAGGATGAGTTATGATAATAAATACCCCTTTTAGGGCATGATCATTAGAATAATGCCAAGTAATGACAGGCAAATGTTGGTGTGAACGATACATAGCTTCAATCTTTGGAGTATTTGCGGATTTTATGACTTCGATATTTTGATGAAGCGTATTAGAACAACACTCTATTTTGGGGAAGAGAATTAGTCCAACATTCTacatttcatttccttttggTGTGTATTGGTCAATGATTTCATATGAACAAGTCTAAGATTTACAGATCCCAAATCAGTATGCAGTCTAAGAAATGTTAGAATTTGAAAAGTAGGCATCGCCTATATTTAGGAAGTTCACAAAGACAATTTTGGGGGCTTTGAGGGAAGAAAATTTCAGTTAAAATCACACGTCTAAATTACGTTATCAAACTTTATGTTTCAGTTTTTCATTGAAGAAGGCATCCAAGATAGTTCATGAGAAAACATTCTGAGAAGTCACTCTTCCCATTTTTAGTTGCATCTAGACAGAACCCTAGGACGTCTGAATATGATAT is from Vitis riparia cultivar Riparia Gloire de Montpellier isolate 1030 chromosome 10, EGFV_Vit.rip_1.0, whole genome shotgun sequence and encodes:
- the LOC117922865 gene encoding agamous-like MADS-box protein MADS1 isoform X1; amino-acid sequence: MLHLFWGSTTDFQNQSREVSPQRKMGRGKIEIKRIENTTNRQVTFCKRRNGLLKKAYELSVLCDAEVALIVFSSRGRLYEYANNSSVKSTIERYKKASADSSNTGSVSEANAQFYQQESSKLHQQIRNLQNSNRHMLGESLGSLNFKDLKSLEIRLEKGISRIRSKKNELLFAEIEYMQKREIDLHNDNQYLRARIAENERNQQQMSLMPGGANYELMPSQQFDSRNYFQLNELQPNQSYSRQDQPALQLV
- the LOC117922865 gene encoding agamous-like MADS-box protein MADS1 isoform X2 is translated as MLHLFWGSTTDFQNQSREVSPQRKMGRGKIEIKRIENTTNRQVTFCKRRNGLLKKAYELSVLCDAEVALIVFSSRGRLYEYANNSVKSTIERYKKASADSSNTGSVSEANAQFYQQESSKLHQQIRNLQNSNRHMLGESLGSLNFKDLKSLEIRLEKGISRIRSKKNELLFAEIEYMQKREIDLHNDNQYLRARIAENERNQQQMSLMPGGANYELMPSQQFDSRNYFQLNELQPNQSYSRQDQPALQLV